ATAAGACTTAATTCTCCTATATTCAAATTAATTAATTTATCCATTTGCTCGTTTATTTTTTCAGCCGAATATTCTAACTCATATTGAGAATAATATTGTCCAGCCTTAACAATAAGCAAATCTAAATTTTGATTATCCACATTGCTTGATATTTTATTAAGAATTTTACCAAAAACTCTTATCAATTTTTCGTTATAATTCAAAGATGAATAAAACTTTCTTCGTATATCTTTGTTTTCATTATGAGAATACTTCTCACGATTGGAGTCTACTATAAGATTATTAAATACAAAGTCTTTCATCCCAAATTGATCCAAAGGTTCGATCTTTGCTCTATCTAAGATTATCTTTGACCTAATACGCTTAGTAATTTCAATTATTTTAACTATCAAATCATCTTGAACTACTTCGCTTTTCAAGTGATTTTCGTCTAATTTTAAATTAGCTTCAATTATCTTTTCGCTTTGATTAAATTCAAAATCCTTGTTTTTTAATGCTGAATTTGCGGAATTACATGACGAAAAGCTTAAAAAATAAATTATTATAATTAAATTATTTTTTTTCAAAATATTCTCCTTATTATAGCAATTTAAATTAATATATATATCAATGTATGTTAATTTCAAATCTCTTTTAATATTCATTAAAAGAGATTTGAAATTTTAAAAAAAATTTACTTAAGAAAAATCGACATACTTAAAGCTTGTATAATAAGATATCAAACTCAATAAAAATTATTGATACAAATTAAATAGTGCTTAATATTAGAGCTTAATTAAGCTTTTTTGTTAACAAAAAAGCTTAATTAAGCTCTAATAGCTCACAATGGCGGTCACAAATTAAGGTAAATTTTAAATGAAAAACTTATCCTTGCCTTAAGGATACACCAATTTAAAAATAAAATCAACAGTCATATAATAAATTATTAAATTTTTTCCTTAAATTCTTTCATAATTTGCTCAATCCAATCTTTTTTATCTAAAAAAACTTTATCTAAAAAAAACTCTGTAAACTTATAGTTTTTTTTATAAAAAAAGTAACTTTCTTGATTTTTAAGCTGAAGCCTTAAAAACTTTTTTGAACTTTGATTTGGGAGTTTCCCTACTTCATTCTCATGATTTATCAAAAATAGCATCGATTGTCTAAAACCATTCTCAACTAAATATTCTTGTTTCAAAACA
This genomic stretch from Borreliella valaisiana VS116 harbors:
- a CDS encoding complement regulator-acquiring protein, translated to MNIKRDLKLTYIDIYINLNCYNKENILKKNNLIIIIYFLSFSSCNSANSALKNKDFEFNQSEKIIEANLKLDENHLKSEVVQDDLIVKIIEITKRIRSKIILDRAKIEPLDQFGMKDFVFNNLIVDSNREKYSHNENKDIRRKFYSSLNYNEKLIRVFGKILNKISSNVDNQNLDLLIVKAGQYYSQYELEYSAEKINEQMDKLINLNIGELSLILSKLKELMTFKTRWIDIINQIVSYCENNINLNDIKDDLGKMIGCIEYINSKYEYFFKYEILKTEILSSEITKILDK